A genomic region of Pseudomonas abietaniphila contains the following coding sequences:
- a CDS encoding LysR family transcriptional regulator ArgP, with product MFDYKLLSALAAVIEQAGFERAAQVLGLSQSAVSQRIKLLEARIGQPVLVRATPPSPTDIGRRLLNHVQQVRLLERDLQSVVPALDEGGVPERLRIALNADSLATWWALAVGDFCAEHRLLTDLVVEDQDVGLKRMRAGEVAACLCGSERPVAGARSLLLGAMRYRALASPAFIARHFPNGVTAQALARSPAMVFGPDDFLQHRYLASLGVEGGFEHHLCPSSEGFIRMTESGMGWGLVPELQVREQLASGKLVELLSDRCIDVPLYWHHWRNGGQLLTQLTDHLAKKAGQWLVPLAAP from the coding sequence ATGTTTGACTACAAGTTGCTTTCGGCGCTGGCGGCGGTCATTGAGCAGGCGGGTTTCGAACGGGCGGCCCAGGTTCTGGGCCTGTCGCAGTCCGCCGTCTCACAGCGGATCAAGTTACTGGAGGCACGGATCGGTCAGCCAGTGCTGGTAAGGGCGACGCCGCCCAGCCCCACTGACATTGGTCGGCGCCTGCTGAACCACGTTCAACAGGTTCGGTTGCTGGAGCGAGACCTGCAAAGCGTGGTCCCGGCGCTTGACGAAGGTGGCGTTCCGGAACGTCTGCGCATTGCCTTGAACGCCGACAGCCTGGCCACCTGGTGGGCGCTGGCGGTGGGGGATTTTTGTGCCGAACACCGGTTGCTGACCGATCTGGTGGTGGAGGATCAGGACGTTGGCCTCAAGCGCATGCGTGCCGGTGAAGTGGCGGCCTGCCTGTGTGGCAGCGAACGCCCGGTGGCGGGGGCGCGCAGTTTGCTGCTGGGCGCCATGCGCTATCGTGCGTTGGCCAGCCCGGCCTTTATCGCGCGGCATTTTCCGAATGGCGTCACGGCTCAGGCGCTGGCACGTTCACCGGCGATGGTCTTCGGGCCGGATGACTTTCTTCAGCATCGCTACCTGGCCTCGCTGGGTGTCGAGGGCGGCTTCGAGCATCATCTGTGCCCGTCGTCCGAAGGTTTCATTCGCATGACGGAATCCGGAATGGGCTGGGGCCTGGTGCCTGAATTGCAGGTGCGAGAGCAACTGGCGAGCGGCAAACTCGTGGAATTGTTGAGCGATCGCTGCATCGATGTGCCCTTGTACTGGCATCATTGGCGCAATGGCGGGCAGTTGTTGACGCAGTTGACTGATCATCTGGCGAAGAAAGCCGGTCAATGGTTGGTGCCGCTGGCAGCGCCGTGA
- a CDS encoding ACT domain-containing protein → MSGETSLNVLLRSMSPQLNDGEYVFASVPDGSDLQSAQVIGSFREQEGLTVIVERQQAESLGLACGYVMAWITLTVHSSLEAVGLTAAFASALGKAGISCNVIAGFYHDHLFVGKDDAHKAMTVLRELATSAH, encoded by the coding sequence ATGTCCGGTGAGACTTCCCTCAACGTGCTGCTGCGCAGCATGAGCCCACAACTGAACGACGGTGAATATGTGTTCGCCAGCGTGCCCGACGGAAGCGATCTCCAGAGCGCGCAGGTCATAGGCAGCTTCCGCGAGCAGGAGGGGCTGACCGTTATTGTTGAACGACAGCAGGCCGAATCACTGGGCCTCGCCTGCGGCTACGTCATGGCATGGATCACCTTGACCGTGCACTCGTCATTGGAGGCCGTGGGGCTGACCGCAGCGTTTGCCAGCGCGTTGGGAAAAGCAGGCATCAGCTGCAATGTGATCGCGGGCTTCTATCACGATCATTTGTTCGTGGGAAAAGATGACGCGCACAAAGCCATGACGGTACTGCGCGAACTGGCCACCAGCGCCCACTGA
- a CDS encoding LysE/ArgO family amino acid transporter, whose protein sequence is MWQSYLNGLLVAFGLIMAIGTQNAYVLAQSLRREHHLSVALLCIVCDAILVAAGVFGLANVLAHNPTLLAVARWGGVVFLLWYGSKALRRALSPQSLQQGDADGQRSRRAVLLTALAVTLLNPHVYLDTVLLIGSLGAQQTEPGAYVAGAASASLLWFSTLAIGAAWLAPWLARPATWRLLDLMVAAMMFSVAMQLIRTA, encoded by the coding sequence ATGTGGCAGAGCTACCTCAACGGCCTGTTGGTTGCGTTCGGCCTGATCATGGCCATTGGCACCCAGAATGCCTACGTCCTGGCGCAAAGCCTGCGTCGCGAGCATCACCTGTCGGTCGCGCTGTTGTGCATTGTGTGCGATGCGATCCTGGTCGCCGCCGGCGTGTTCGGACTGGCGAATGTGCTGGCGCACAACCCGACATTGCTGGCCGTCGCGCGCTGGGGCGGCGTGGTGTTTCTGCTGTGGTACGGCAGCAAAGCCCTGCGCCGCGCCCTGTCACCGCAAAGCCTGCAACAGGGCGACGCCGACGGTCAGCGTTCGCGCCGCGCCGTGTTGCTGACGGCATTGGCAGTCACCCTCCTCAACCCGCACGTTTATCTCGACACGGTTCTGTTGATCGGCTCCCTCGGAGCGCAGCAGACAGAACCGGGCGCCTACGTGGCCGGTGCCGCCAGTGCGTCATTGCTGTGGTTCTCGACGCTGGCGATCGGCGCAGCCTGGCTCGCGCCGTGGCTCGCACGACCGGCGACATGGCGCCTGCTGGATCTGATGGTCGCCGCAATGATGTTCAGTGTCGCGATGCAGTTGATCCGAACCGCCTGA
- a CDS encoding superoxide dismutase: protein MAFELPPLPYAHDALAPHISKETLEYHHDKHHNTYVVNLNNLVPGTEFEGKTLEEIVKSSSGGIFNNAAQVWNHTFYWNCLAPNAGGQPTGALADAINAAFGSFDKFKEEFSKTSIGTFGSGWGWLVKKADGSLALASTIGAGNPLTSGDTPLLTCDVWEHAYYIDYRNLRPKYVEAFWNLVNWKFVAEQFEGKAFTA from the coding sequence ATGGCTTTCGAATTGCCTCCGCTGCCGTACGCTCATGATGCTCTGGCACCGCACATCTCCAAGGAAACTCTGGAATACCACCACGACAAGCACCACAACACCTACGTCGTGAACCTGAACAACCTGGTGCCAGGCACCGAGTTCGAAGGCAAGACCCTGGAAGAAATCGTCAAGTCTTCCTCGGGCGGTATCTTCAACAACGCAGCCCAGGTCTGGAACCACACTTTCTACTGGAACTGCCTGGCGCCAAACGCCGGCGGCCAACCGACCGGCGCACTGGCTGATGCCATCAACGCTGCGTTCGGTTCCTTCGACAAGTTCAAGGAAGAGTTCAGCAAGACCTCCATCGGCACCTTCGGCTCCGGCTGGGGCTGGCTGGTGAAGAAAGCTGACGGCTCCCTGGCGCTGGCCAGCACCATCGGCGCCGGCAACCCGCTGACCAGCGGCGACACCCCGCTGCTGACCTGCGACGTCTGGGAACACGCTTACTACATCGACTACCGCAACCTGCGTCCAAAATACGTCGAGGCGTTCTGGAACCTGGTGAACTGGAAGTTCGTTGCTGAGCAGTTCGAAGGCAAAGCCTTCACCGCCTGA
- a CDS encoding putative bifunctional diguanylate cyclase/phosphodiesterase yields the protein MKLELKNSLSVKLLRVVLLSALVVGVVLSCAQIVYDAYKTRQAVATDAERILDMFRDPSTQAVYSLDREMGMQVIEGLFQDKAVRMASIGHPNETLLAEKTRDLKPSPTRWLTDPILGQERSFTTQLVGRSPYSEYYGDLRITLDTATYGEGFLVNSMIIFISGVLRALAMGLVLYLVYHWLLTKPLSRIIEHLTSINPDRPSEHQLPLLKGHEKNELGLWVNTANELLASIERNTHLRHEAESSLLRMAQYDFLTGLPNRQQLQQQLDKILIDAGRVQHRVAVLCVGLDDFKGINEQFSYQAGDQLLLALADRLRGHSGRLGALARLGGDQFALVQADIEQPYEAAELAQNILDDLEAPFAVDQQEIRLRATIGITLFPEDGDSTEKLLQKAEQTMTLAKTRSRNRYQFYIASVDSEMRRRRELEKDLREALVRNQFHLVYQPQISYRDHRVVGVEALIRWIHPEHGFVPPDQFIPLAEQNGTIIAIGEWVLDQACKQLREWHDQGFSELRMAVNLSTVQLHHSELPRVVNNLLQIYRLPPRSLELEVTETGLMEDISTAAQHLLSLRRSGALIAIDDFGTGYSSLSYLKSLPLDKIKIDKSFVQDLIDDDDDATIVRAIIQLGKSLGMQVIAEGVETTEQEAYIISEGCHEGQGYFYSKPLPARELLSYLKQAQRTHVGVL from the coding sequence TTGAAGCTGGAACTCAAGAACAGCTTGTCGGTGAAGCTGCTGCGTGTGGTGTTGCTTTCAGCGCTCGTCGTGGGCGTTGTGCTCAGCTGCGCACAGATTGTCTACGACGCCTACAAGACCCGGCAGGCCGTCGCCACTGACGCCGAGCGGATTCTCGACATGTTCCGTGACCCGTCGACACAGGCTGTTTATAGCCTGGACCGGGAAATGGGCATGCAGGTCATCGAGGGCCTGTTTCAGGACAAGGCCGTACGCATGGCATCTATTGGCCATCCCAATGAGACCCTGCTTGCAGAAAAGACCCGTGACCTAAAACCCTCGCCGACGCGTTGGCTGACCGACCCGATTCTCGGCCAGGAACGCAGCTTCACCACGCAGTTGGTCGGCCGCAGCCCATACAGCGAATATTACGGCGATCTGCGCATCACCCTCGACACCGCGACCTATGGCGAGGGCTTTCTCGTCAATTCGATGATCATCTTCATTTCCGGCGTGCTGCGCGCTCTGGCGATGGGGTTGGTGTTGTATCTGGTCTATCACTGGCTGCTCACCAAACCGCTGTCGCGCATCATCGAACACCTGACGAGCATCAATCCCGACCGGCCCAGCGAACACCAGTTGCCACTGCTCAAAGGTCACGAGAAGAACGAGTTGGGGCTCTGGGTCAACACCGCCAACGAACTGCTGGCCTCCATTGAGCGCAACACTCACCTGCGTCACGAGGCGGAATCCAGCCTGCTGCGCATGGCCCAATATGACTTTCTGACCGGGCTGCCTAATCGCCAACAGCTGCAACAGCAACTGGACAAGATCCTGATCGATGCCGGACGCGTGCAACATCGGGTTGCCGTGCTGTGCGTCGGCCTCGATGACTTCAAGGGCATCAACGAACAATTCAGTTATCAGGCGGGCGACCAACTGCTGTTGGCGCTGGCCGACCGTCTGCGTGGACACAGCGGCCGTCTGGGCGCACTCGCGCGCTTGGGTGGCGACCAATTCGCGCTGGTGCAGGCGGACATCGAACAACCGTACGAAGCAGCGGAGCTGGCACAGAACATCCTCGATGATCTGGAAGCGCCGTTCGCCGTCGATCAGCAGGAAATCCGTCTGCGCGCGACCATCGGCATCACGCTGTTCCCCGAGGATGGCGATAGCACTGAAAAGCTGCTGCAAAAAGCCGAGCAGACCATGACCCTGGCGAAGACGCGCTCGCGCAATCGCTACCAGTTCTACATCGCCAGCGTCGACAGCGAGATGCGCCGTCGCCGTGAGCTTGAAAAAGACTTGCGCGAAGCCTTGGTGCGCAACCAGTTCCATCTGGTCTACCAGCCTCAGATCAGCTATCGCGACCATCGCGTCGTCGGCGTCGAGGCTCTGATTCGCTGGATTCACCCTGAGCACGGTTTCGTCCCGCCCGATCAATTCATTCCGTTGGCCGAACAGAACGGCACCATCATTGCCATCGGCGAGTGGGTCCTGGACCAGGCGTGCAAACAGTTGCGCGAGTGGCACGATCAGGGCTTCAGCGAGCTGCGCATGGCGGTGAACCTGTCCACCGTGCAACTGCACCACTCCGAGCTGCCTCGGGTGGTCAACAACCTGCTGCAGATCTACCGGCTGCCGCCGCGCAGTCTTGAGCTTGAGGTCACCGAAACCGGTCTGATGGAAGACATCAGCACCGCCGCCCAGCACCTGCTCAGCCTGCGTCGTTCGGGCGCGCTGATTGCCATCGACGACTTCGGGACCGGGTATTCGTCCCTGAGCTATCTGAAAAGCCTGCCGCTGGACAAGATCAAGATCGACAAGAGCTTCGTGCAGGACCTGATCGACGACGATGACGACGCCACCATCGTGCGCGCCATCATCCAGCTCGGCAAAAGCCTGGGCATGCAGGTCATCGCCGAGGGCGTGGAAACCACGGAGCAAGAGGCGTACATCATCTCCGAGGGCTGCCACGAAGGTCAGGGCTACTTCTACAGCAAGCCACTGCCGGCGCGGGAGCTGCTGTCCTATCTGAAGCAAGCGCAGCGGACGCATGTGGGGGTTTTATAG
- a CDS encoding imelysin family protein, giving the protein MIRMPLATASLLAIAISLAGCDQGKDKPAAAAPSPTPAAAAPAPAAAPAAAPAQTSDAATKAVVANYANIVFAVFSDAESTAKTLRTAVDTFLANPNDQNLKAARDAWVAARVPYMQSEVFRFGNTIIDDWEGQVNAWPLDEGLIDYVAKDYQHALGNPGATANIIANKSVQVGEDKVDVTEITPEKLASLNELGGSEANVATGYHAIEFLLWGQDLHGNGPGAGERPASDYVEGKGGTGGHNDRRRAYLKAATDLLVSDLEEMVNNWKPGVADNYRATLEAEPAESGLRKMLFGMGSLSLGELAGERMKVALEANSSEDEHDCFSDNTHNSHFYNGLGIRNVYLGEYTRVDGTKVSGPSLSSLVAKADAATDSTVRADLDATQAKLQAIVDHANKGEHFDQLIAAGNTAGNQVVRDAIAALVKQTGAIEQAAGKLGITDLNPDNADHEF; this is encoded by the coding sequence ATGATTCGTATGCCCCTGGCAACCGCAAGTCTGCTGGCCATCGCTATCTCTCTGGCCGGTTGTGACCAAGGCAAGGACAAGCCCGCTGCCGCCGCGCCCTCCCCGACGCCTGCCGCAGCCGCGCCGGCTCCTGCAGCAGCGCCAGCCGCCGCGCCGGCCCAGACCAGCGATGCTGCCACCAAGGCCGTGGTCGCGAATTACGCGAACATCGTCTTCGCCGTGTTCAGCGACGCCGAATCCACCGCCAAGACCTTGCGGACCGCTGTCGACACCTTCCTCGCCAACCCGAACGATCAGAACTTGAAAGCCGCGCGCGATGCCTGGGTTGCGGCCCGTGTGCCGTACATGCAGAGCGAAGTGTTCCGCTTCGGCAACACCATCATCGACGACTGGGAAGGTCAGGTGAACGCCTGGCCGCTGGACGAAGGCCTGATCGATTACGTGGCCAAGGATTACCAGCATGCACTGGGCAACCCAGGCGCGACCGCGAACATCATCGCCAACAAATCGGTACAGGTCGGTGAAGACAAGGTCGACGTCACCGAAATCACGCCTGAAAAGCTGGCCAGCCTGAACGAGCTGGGCGGGTCCGAAGCCAACGTCGCCACCGGTTACCACGCGATCGAATTCCTGCTCTGGGGCCAGGACCTGCACGGCAACGGCCCGGGCGCAGGCGAACGCCCTGCCAGCGACTACGTCGAAGGCAAAGGCGGCACCGGCGGTCACAATGATCGTCGTCGTGCGTACCTGAAAGCCGCCACCGACCTGCTGGTCAGCGACCTGGAAGAGATGGTCAATAACTGGAAACCGGGCGTTGCCGACAACTACCGCGCCACGCTGGAAGCAGAGCCGGCTGAAAGCGGCCTGCGCAAAATGCTGTTCGGCATGGGCAGCCTGTCCCTGGGCGAGCTGGCGGGCGAGCGCATGAAGGTGGCGCTGGAGGCCAACTCCAGCGAGGACGAACACGACTGCTTCAGCGACAACACCCACAACTCGCACTTCTACAACGGCCTGGGCATCCGCAACGTTTATCTGGGTGAATACACCCGCGTAGACGGCACCAAGGTCAGCGGTCCAAGCCTGTCCTCGCTGGTCGCCAAGGCCGACGCCGCGACCGACAGCACCGTGCGCGCCGACCTGGACGCCACCCAGGCAAAACTGCAAGCGATCGTCGATCATGCCAACAAGGGTGAACACTTCGACCAGTTGATCGCAGCGGGCAACACCGCGGGCAATCAGGTCGTTCGTGACGCCATCGCGGCACTGGTCAAGCAGACCGGCGCCATCGAACAAGCCGCCGGCAAGCTGGGCATCACCGACCTGAACCCGGACAACGCCGATCACGAATTCTGA
- a CDS encoding AP2/ERF family transcription factor — protein MPKRNNKRRRVSKLKANDYGIHLLVGIKGPRAWKVTIYRDGRTFNRLFSFSRYGGREAARKAADVCRDQLLLEHLPKLSRDIRQRIISTNTSGYPGVHYRCYTGIAYWVARTTLRNGSSVTKSFRVEHYGYERAKELAIRERERQLDSIGDYRSFKVIEGERRLMQLLVENPALQISGL, from the coding sequence GTGCCCAAGAGAAACAATAAAAGGCGCCGCGTCAGCAAGCTCAAAGCCAATGACTATGGCATCCATTTGTTGGTCGGCATCAAGGGGCCTCGTGCCTGGAAAGTGACGATCTACCGTGATGGAAGAACCTTCAACAGACTGTTCTCATTCTCTCGCTACGGCGGACGCGAAGCCGCTCGCAAAGCGGCAGACGTCTGCCGCGACCAATTGCTGCTCGAACACCTGCCCAAGCTCAGCCGAGACATCCGTCAACGCATCATCTCAACCAACACCAGCGGTTATCCCGGCGTGCATTACCGCTGCTACACCGGCATTGCCTATTGGGTGGCGCGCACGACGCTGCGAAATGGCAGCAGCGTGACCAAGTCGTTCAGGGTCGAACACTACGGCTACGAGAGAGCTAAGGAACTCGCCATTCGTGAGCGCGAGCGGCAGCTCGACAGCATTGGCGATTACCGCTCGTTCAAGGTGATAGAAGGCGAGCGGCGACTCATGCAACTGCTGGTGGAGAACCCTGCACTGCAAATCTCCGGACTCTGA
- a CDS encoding di-heme oxidoredictase family protein: protein MTARFRLWLFLLMASAIGGCDDAPRFTAAEPGEAQSGGATTVHKKDRTAFSLPSANLSPTRRLDFSVGNSFFRNPWVIAPSTTTARDGLGPLFNTNACQNCHIKDGRGHPPEPGADNAVSMLVRLSIPDEPAYAEHIKRLGLTPEPVYGTQLQDMAIPGVTPEGNVRVEYDAMTVHFRDGTPAHLRRPTLQITQLGYGAMHPQTRASARIAPPMIGLGLLEAIPEAAILANANPDDSKGTGITGTPNWVWDDAQQKTVLGRFGWKASQPSIEQQNAHALAGDMGLTSSLKTVDDCTPSQTACLDAPNGQGPDGEPEVSDNILRLITFYTRNLGVPARRDVAGSQVLAGKNLFFKAGCQQCHTPQFTTAANAAEPELANQVIRPYTDLLLHDMGEGLADNLTEFQANGQQWRTPPLWGIGLTQTVSGHTRFLHDGRARNLMEAVLWHGGEALPAQRQVLAFDAQQRAALLAFLNSL from the coding sequence ATGACTGCGCGGTTCCGTCTCTGGCTCTTCCTGCTGATGGCTTCGGCCATTGGCGGGTGCGATGACGCCCCGCGTTTCACCGCTGCCGAGCCAGGCGAGGCGCAATCCGGCGGCGCGACCACCGTCCACAAAAAAGACCGCACGGCGTTTTCCCTTCCGTCCGCCAACCTGTCACCGACCCGGCGGCTGGACTTCAGCGTCGGCAACAGCTTTTTCCGCAACCCCTGGGTCATCGCGCCCTCGACCACCACCGCGCGAGACGGCCTGGGCCCCCTGTTCAACACCAACGCCTGCCAGAACTGCCATATCAAGGACGGCCGCGGACACCCGCCCGAGCCGGGCGCCGACAACGCTGTGTCAATGCTCGTGCGCCTGTCGATTCCCGATGAGCCTGCTTACGCAGAGCACATCAAGCGTCTGGGGCTGACGCCCGAGCCGGTCTATGGCACACAGCTGCAGGACATGGCGATTCCCGGCGTCACACCCGAAGGCAACGTGCGCGTGGAATACGACGCCATGACCGTGCATTTCCGTGACGGTACGCCCGCGCATCTGCGTCGCCCTACCCTGCAGATCACCCAGCTCGGTTACGGGGCAATGCACCCGCAGACCCGCGCCTCGGCCCGCATCGCGCCGCCCATGATCGGCCTGGGTCTGCTGGAGGCCATTCCAGAAGCAGCGATTCTGGCAAACGCGAATCCTGATGACAGCAAAGGCACCGGCATCACCGGCACGCCCAACTGGGTCTGGGACGACGCACAGCAGAAAACCGTTCTCGGTCGGTTTGGCTGGAAAGCCTCGCAGCCCAGTATCGAGCAGCAAAATGCCCATGCCCTCGCGGGCGACATGGGGCTGACCTCGAGCCTCAAGACCGTGGATGACTGCACACCGTCGCAGACGGCCTGCCTTGACGCGCCCAATGGCCAGGGCCCCGATGGCGAGCCGGAAGTCAGTGACAACATTCTGCGGCTGATCACGTTCTACACCCGCAACCTGGGCGTGCCCGCGCGCCGTGACGTGGCCGGTTCGCAAGTCCTGGCCGGCAAGAACCTGTTTTTCAAGGCCGGTTGCCAGCAGTGCCACACGCCGCAGTTCACGACCGCGGCCAACGCTGCAGAGCCGGAGCTCGCCAACCAGGTAATCCGCCCTTACACCGACCTGTTGCTGCACGACATGGGCGAAGGCCTCGCCGACAACCTCACCGAATTCCAGGCCAACGGGCAGCAATGGCGAACCCCGCCGTTGTGGGGCATCGGACTGACTCAGACCGTCAGTGGCCATACCCGGTTTCTGCACGATGGCCGCGCCCGCAACCTCATGGAAGCCGTACTGTGGCACGGCGGCGAAGCATTGCCCGCGCAGCGTCAGGTGCTGGCGTTCGATGCACAACAGCGGGCAGCGCTTCTGGCGTTCCTGAATTCCCTTTAA
- a CDS encoding imelysin family protein, with protein MFRPKLLLTSLAALALGACAPADPQAVTSAAIAKQVILPTYSRWVDADRQLAVSALAFCQGKSDLDTARADFLHAQKAWAELQPLLIGPLAEGNRSWQIQFWPDKKNLVGRQVEQLVTAQPQISADALAKSSVVVQGLSAYEYILFDAEIDMASTDQKARYCPLLVAIGERQKTLAQEILDGWNSTDGMLAQLSKFPNPRYADSHEAIAELLRVQVTALDSLKKKLGTPLGRQTKGLPQPFQAESWRSKASLSSLQAGLASAETVWSGVDNKGLRGLLPAEQKPLADKIDAAYADSQKQLAALKPPLVELLATEQGRQQLNAFYDSLNKVHRLHEGELAKALGIQLGFNANDGD; from the coding sequence ATGTTCCGTCCCAAGCTGTTGCTCACCAGCCTCGCAGCGCTCGCGCTGGGTGCTTGCGCGCCCGCAGACCCGCAGGCCGTGACGTCTGCCGCCATCGCCAAGCAAGTGATACTGCCAACTTACAGCCGCTGGGTCGACGCTGACCGGCAACTGGCGGTCAGTGCGCTGGCGTTCTGTCAGGGCAAGAGCGACCTGGACACCGCGCGGGCCGACTTCCTCCATGCACAGAAAGCCTGGGCCGAACTGCAGCCGCTGCTGATCGGGCCGCTGGCCGAAGGCAACCGCTCATGGCAGATACAGTTCTGGCCGGACAAGAAGAACCTGGTGGGCCGTCAGGTCGAGCAACTGGTGACCGCTCAGCCTCAGATCAGCGCCGATGCACTGGCGAAATCCAGCGTCGTCGTTCAGGGATTGTCGGCGTATGAATACATCCTGTTCGATGCCGAAATCGACATGGCGAGCACTGATCAGAAAGCGCGCTACTGCCCGCTCCTGGTCGCGATCGGAGAACGCCAGAAAACCCTCGCGCAAGAGATTCTGGACGGCTGGAACAGCACCGACGGCATGCTCGCGCAACTGAGCAAGTTTCCGAACCCGCGCTACGCCGACTCCCACGAGGCCATCGCTGAACTGTTGCGCGTGCAGGTCACCGCGCTGGATAGCCTGAAGAAAAAACTCGGCACACCGCTGGGTCGCCAGACCAAGGGCCTGCCGCAACCTTTCCAGGCCGAATCGTGGCGCAGCAAGGCGTCGCTGAGCAGTCTGCAAGCCGGTCTCGCCAGCGCCGAAACAGTCTGGTCGGGCGTGGACAACAAGGGCCTGCGTGGCCTGTTGCCTGCGGAGCAAAAGCCGCTGGCTGACAAGATCGACGCTGCCTACGCTGACAGCCAGAAGCAACTGGCGGCGCTCAAACCGCCACTGGTCGAGCTGTTGGCCACCGAGCAAGGCCGTCAGCAGTTGAACGCGTTCTACGACAGCCTCAACAAGGTGCATCGCCTGCACGAAGGCGAACTCGCCAAAGCACTGGGCATTCAGCTTGGCTTCAATGCCAATGATGGTGACTGA
- a CDS encoding DUF1513 domain-containing protein, with product MLRRQALALGSLVLSACTLGGWTLFKKKGESPLLLSARDDSDGKHYAVGYRVDGTQVFATPVAQRCHDIINHPQRPIALFVARRPGTESYLIDLRDGRLLQTITSKPNRHFYGHAVIHKDGEWLYATENDTTDPGRGLLGVYRFIGDRLEHSGEIPTHGIGPHQVSWMPDGETLAVANGGIRTEAESRVDMNLNAMEPSLVLMQRDGTLLSKEILSQSMNSVRHMAIATDGTLVTGQQFMGPSHESAELLAIKRPGQPFQAFPVAEQQLQAMAHYTASVAIHSELRLVALTAPRGNCFFIWDLDSGAVRLDAPLPDCAGVGAVADGFVVTSGQGRCRFYDCRQSALVAQPLALPAGLWDNHLHLV from the coding sequence ATGTTGCGACGTCAGGCTCTGGCTCTCGGCAGCCTTGTTCTCAGCGCCTGTACCTTGGGTGGATGGACGCTGTTCAAAAAGAAAGGCGAAAGCCCGCTGCTGCTGTCTGCCCGAGATGACAGCGATGGCAAGCACTACGCCGTGGGGTATCGCGTGGACGGCACTCAGGTCTTCGCTACACCGGTGGCCCAGCGTTGCCACGACATCATCAATCATCCGCAACGGCCGATCGCGTTGTTCGTCGCCCGCAGGCCGGGCACCGAGAGTTACCTGATCGACCTGCGCGACGGTCGTCTGTTGCAGACCATCACCTCGAAGCCGAATCGGCATTTCTACGGCCATGCAGTCATTCACAAAGACGGCGAATGGCTGTACGCCACCGAAAACGACACCACCGATCCGGGACGTGGACTGCTCGGCGTCTACCGGTTCATCGGGGATCGCCTGGAGCACAGCGGTGAGATCCCCACCCACGGCATAGGGCCGCATCAGGTCTCCTGGATGCCTGACGGCGAGACGCTGGCGGTCGCCAACGGCGGTATTCGTACCGAGGCCGAAAGCCGGGTCGACATGAACCTGAATGCCATGGAACCGAGCCTGGTCCTGATGCAACGGGACGGCACACTGTTGAGCAAGGAAATCTTGTCCCAATCGATGAACAGCGTGCGCCACATGGCGATTGCCACTGACGGCACCCTCGTTACCGGTCAACAGTTCATGGGGCCGTCCCATGAGTCTGCCGAGCTGCTGGCGATCAAACGGCCGGGGCAGCCGTTTCAGGCCTTTCCGGTGGCCGAGCAACAGTTGCAAGCGATGGCGCACTACACCGCGAGCGTGGCCATCCACAGCGAGTTACGGCTGGTCGCCTTAACAGCACCGCGCGGCAATTGTTTCTTTATCTGGGACCTGGACAGCGGCGCCGTCCGCCTGGATGCCCCGCTGCCTGATTGCGCGGGTGTCGGCGCCGTCGCCGATGGCTTTGTCGTCACCTCAGGCCAGGGCCGATGCCGCTTTTACGATTGCCGCCAGAGCGCACTGGTCGCCCAGCCACTGGCGTTGCCGGCGGGATTGTGGGACAACCATTTGCATCTGGTGTGA